From the Primulina tabacum isolate GXHZ01 chromosome 3, ASM2559414v2, whole genome shotgun sequence genome, one window contains:
- the LOC142538228 gene encoding uncharacterized protein LOC142538228 isoform X1, whose protein sequence is MFWKLTALSASSPVESVLDKENFTLEELLDEEEIIQECKASNSRLINFLRDRPQVEHMLKYIVEEAAENADSMRTFKFPFIACEIFTCEVDSILKTLVDEEELMNLLFSFLEPNRPHPALLAGYFSKVVVCLMVRKTIPLMNYVKVHQEVFGQLVDLIGITSIMEVLVRLVGTDDHLYPNSLDVMQWLADSNLLEMVVDKLNASNTPEVHANAAETLCAITRTAPSPLSIKLSSPSFVAMIFSHALEDSHSKSALVHSLSVCISLLDSKRSIPSPVLYFFRSQQVYDSPIHVNQDTVGAMLPKLGELLILLNVSSDEKILPTTYGELRPPLGKYRLKVVEFLAVLLKTGNEVAEKELVSSGAIRRVLDLFFEYPYNNALHHHVESIVCCCLESKNSAILDHLFLECNLVGKILQTEKHPTLFGDDNKQTLPASARPAPRAGYFGHLTRISNKLTLLGNDDTRIQKNLQENREWIEWHSTVLQERNMVENVYRWACGRPTALQDRTRDSDEEDVHDRDYDVAALANNLSQAFRYTMYDNDDAQGHGALERALERDNEDVYFDDESAGVVISSLRLCDEQGSLFTNSNWFAFQDERAGEDAPMGSDMMDDINLNGTAVNGNSSSDDEVVVGEDEDLIRSKVSANDSSSSEAYVFNGFKGINSSDGDNLISQSKKMDSHNNLGIFQFETPNNDNPCGDKSSPEWVAWGEASNVQVGGPSVNPFDDQSDMNANLAVKVSALPVSPTSSGDSVTNGSSSSASSSDSSTKSDSSQKRAAPSLFEEDVEFVGVEPEGTEKAMEQALKEGIVGEAGPLKWNLSPKKSDKENPDDGGTVLNEFNDYNYWRVEQELTVLE, encoded by the exons ATGTTCTGGAAGCTCACAGCTCTTTCTGCGTCTTCTCCT GTCGAGTCAGTGTTGGACAAGGAAAATTTTACATTGGAAGAGCTTTTGGATGAAGAAGAGATAATCCAAGAATGCAAAGCATCAAACAGCCGCCTCATAAATTT TTTGAGAGATCGACCGCAGGTTGAACATATGCTAAAATATATAGTAGAGGAGGCTGCTGAGAATGCAGACAGCATGCGTACTTTCAA GTTTCCTTTCATTGCCTGCGAAATTTTTACATGTGAAGTTGATTCCATCTTGAAGACTTTGGTGGACGAAGAGGAG CTTATGAATTTGCTATTCTCTTTCTTGGAACCAAACCGTCCTCACCCTGCATTATTAGCAGGGTATTTTAGTAAG GTGGTAGTATGCCTCATGGTACGGAAGACTATTCCGCTGATGAATTATGTAAAG GTTCACCAAGAAGTTTTTGGGCAGCTGGTTGATTTAATTGGTATCACATCCATCATGGAG GTTTTGGTACGGCTTGTTGGTACAGATGATCATCTCTACCCCAATTCTCTGGATGTGATGCAGTGGTTGGCTGATAGCAATTTATTGGAAATGGTTGTGGATAAACTGAACGCTTCG AATACTCCTGAAGTCCATGCTAATGCAGCAGAAACATTATGTGCTATAACCAGAACTGCACCATCTCCTTTGTCCATTAAACTATCCAGTCCAAG TTTTGTTGCAATGATATTTTCTCATGCACTTGAAGACTCACATTCAAAATCTGCCCTTGTCCACTCCCTATCTGTCTGTATATCTTTGTTGGATTCAAAGAGATCAATTCCGTCTCCAGTATTGTACTTTTTCAGAAGTCAACAAGTGTATGACTCGCCGATACATGTTAACCAAGATACCGTTGGTGCGATGCTTCCGAAACTTG GGGAGCTGCTGATCCTTTTGAATGTTTCATCTGACGAGAAGATTTTACCCACAACATATGGTGAATTGAGGCCTCCTCTAGGAAAATATCGTCTGAAG GTTGTTGAATTCTTAGCTGTGCTTCTGAAAACTGGCAATGAAGTCGCAGAGAAGGAGTTGGTCAGCTCAGGGGCAATTCGGAGAGTCCTTGATCTCTTTTTCGA GTACCCGTACAACAATGCTTTGCATCATCACGTGGAGAGCATTGTATGTTGTTGCTTGGAAAGTAAAAATAGTGCCATTCTTGATCATCTTTTCCTAGAGTGCAATTTGGTTGGAAAAATTCTTCAAACAGAAAAACATCCCACGCTTTTTGGCGATGATAATAAG CAAACTTTGCCAGCTTCTGCAAGGCCTGCTCCTAGAGCCGGTTACTTTGGACATTTGACACGGATATCAAATAAATTAACTCTGTTGGGAAACGATGACACTCGCATCCAAAAGAATCTTCAG GAGAATAGAGAGTGGATTGAGTGGCACTCCACTGTCTTACAAGAGCGCAATATGGTAGAGAATGTTTATCGATGGGCTTGTGG GCGGCCCACAGCATTGCAAGACAGGACCAGGGATAGTGATGAGGAAGATGTCCATGATAGGGATTATGATGTTGCTGCTTTGGCAAATAATTTAAGCCAAGCATTCAGATATACCATGTATGACAATGATGATGCTCAG GGTCATGGAGCTCTGGAACGAGCTCTGGAACGTGACAATGAG GATGTCTACTTTGATGACGAATCGGCCGGAGTTGTGATTTCATCCCTGAGGTTGTGTGATGAGCAAGGGAG TTTGTTCACAAATTCCAACTGGTTTGCATTTCAAGACGAAAGAGCTGGTGAAGACGCACCAATGGGTTCCGACATGATGGATGATATTAACCTGAATGGAACAGCGGTTAATGGTAACAGCAGTAGCGATGATGAGGTAGTGGTTGGGGAGGACGAGGATTTGATCAGGAGCAAGGTTTCTGCCAATGATTCATCTAGTTCCGAAGCATATGTTTTCAATGGATTCAAAGGCATAAATTCTTCCGATGGAGATAACTTGATTTCCCAAAGCAAGAAAATGGACTCCCACAACAACTTGGGAATCTTTCAATTCGAAACACCAAATAATGACAATCCATGTGGAGATAAGTCGTCCCCTGAATGGGTAGCTTGGGGTGAAGCATCTAATGTTCAAGTTGGTGGACCTAGTGTGAACCCATTTGATGATCAAAGTGACATGAACGCCAATCTTGCAGTGAAAGTGAGCGCCTTGCCTGTCAGTCCCACTTCAAGTGGTGACTCTGTAACAAATGGGTCATCCAGTTCCGCATCTTCCTCTGATAGCTCAACTAAATCTGATTCAAGTCAGAAACGGGCTGCACCCTCTTTATTTGAAGAGGATGTCGAATTTGTGGGAGTTGAACCAGAGGGTACGGAAAAGGCAATGGAACAGGCTCTCAAGGAAGGGATTGTAGGGGAAGCGGGGCCGTTGAAATGGAATCTTTCCCCAAAGAAATCAGACAAGGAAAATCCAGATGATGGTGGCACGGTTCTGAATGAATTTAACGACTATAACTATTGGAGAGTCGAGCAGGAGCTCACAGTGTTAGAGtag
- the LOC142538228 gene encoding uncharacterized protein LOC142538228 isoform X2, whose product MLKYIVEEAAENADSMRTFKFPFIACEIFTCEVDSILKTLVDEEELMNLLFSFLEPNRPHPALLAGYFSKVVVCLMVRKTIPLMNYVKVHQEVFGQLVDLIGITSIMEVLVRLVGTDDHLYPNSLDVMQWLADSNLLEMVVDKLNASNTPEVHANAAETLCAITRTAPSPLSIKLSSPSFVAMIFSHALEDSHSKSALVHSLSVCISLLDSKRSIPSPVLYFFRSQQVYDSPIHVNQDTVGAMLPKLGELLILLNVSSDEKILPTTYGELRPPLGKYRLKVVEFLAVLLKTGNEVAEKELVSSGAIRRVLDLFFEYPYNNALHHHVESIVCCCLESKNSAILDHLFLECNLVGKILQTEKHPTLFGDDNKQTLPASARPAPRAGYFGHLTRISNKLTLLGNDDTRIQKNLQENREWIEWHSTVLQERNMVENVYRWACGRPTALQDRTRDSDEEDVHDRDYDVAALANNLSQAFRYTMYDNDDAQGHGALERALERDNEDVYFDDESAGVVISSLRLCDEQGSLFTNSNWFAFQDERAGEDAPMGSDMMDDINLNGTAVNGNSSSDDEVVVGEDEDLIRSKVSANDSSSSEAYVFNGFKGINSSDGDNLISQSKKMDSHNNLGIFQFETPNNDNPCGDKSSPEWVAWGEASNVQVGGPSVNPFDDQSDMNANLAVKVSALPVSPTSSGDSVTNGSSSSASSSDSSTKSDSSQKRAAPSLFEEDVEFVGVEPEGTEKAMEQALKEGIVGEAGPLKWNLSPKKSDKENPDDGGTVLNEFNDYNYWRVEQELTVLE is encoded by the exons ATGCTAAAATATATAGTAGAGGAGGCTGCTGAGAATGCAGACAGCATGCGTACTTTCAA GTTTCCTTTCATTGCCTGCGAAATTTTTACATGTGAAGTTGATTCCATCTTGAAGACTTTGGTGGACGAAGAGGAG CTTATGAATTTGCTATTCTCTTTCTTGGAACCAAACCGTCCTCACCCTGCATTATTAGCAGGGTATTTTAGTAAG GTGGTAGTATGCCTCATGGTACGGAAGACTATTCCGCTGATGAATTATGTAAAG GTTCACCAAGAAGTTTTTGGGCAGCTGGTTGATTTAATTGGTATCACATCCATCATGGAG GTTTTGGTACGGCTTGTTGGTACAGATGATCATCTCTACCCCAATTCTCTGGATGTGATGCAGTGGTTGGCTGATAGCAATTTATTGGAAATGGTTGTGGATAAACTGAACGCTTCG AATACTCCTGAAGTCCATGCTAATGCAGCAGAAACATTATGTGCTATAACCAGAACTGCACCATCTCCTTTGTCCATTAAACTATCCAGTCCAAG TTTTGTTGCAATGATATTTTCTCATGCACTTGAAGACTCACATTCAAAATCTGCCCTTGTCCACTCCCTATCTGTCTGTATATCTTTGTTGGATTCAAAGAGATCAATTCCGTCTCCAGTATTGTACTTTTTCAGAAGTCAACAAGTGTATGACTCGCCGATACATGTTAACCAAGATACCGTTGGTGCGATGCTTCCGAAACTTG GGGAGCTGCTGATCCTTTTGAATGTTTCATCTGACGAGAAGATTTTACCCACAACATATGGTGAATTGAGGCCTCCTCTAGGAAAATATCGTCTGAAG GTTGTTGAATTCTTAGCTGTGCTTCTGAAAACTGGCAATGAAGTCGCAGAGAAGGAGTTGGTCAGCTCAGGGGCAATTCGGAGAGTCCTTGATCTCTTTTTCGA GTACCCGTACAACAATGCTTTGCATCATCACGTGGAGAGCATTGTATGTTGTTGCTTGGAAAGTAAAAATAGTGCCATTCTTGATCATCTTTTCCTAGAGTGCAATTTGGTTGGAAAAATTCTTCAAACAGAAAAACATCCCACGCTTTTTGGCGATGATAATAAG CAAACTTTGCCAGCTTCTGCAAGGCCTGCTCCTAGAGCCGGTTACTTTGGACATTTGACACGGATATCAAATAAATTAACTCTGTTGGGAAACGATGACACTCGCATCCAAAAGAATCTTCAG GAGAATAGAGAGTGGATTGAGTGGCACTCCACTGTCTTACAAGAGCGCAATATGGTAGAGAATGTTTATCGATGGGCTTGTGG GCGGCCCACAGCATTGCAAGACAGGACCAGGGATAGTGATGAGGAAGATGTCCATGATAGGGATTATGATGTTGCTGCTTTGGCAAATAATTTAAGCCAAGCATTCAGATATACCATGTATGACAATGATGATGCTCAG GGTCATGGAGCTCTGGAACGAGCTCTGGAACGTGACAATGAG GATGTCTACTTTGATGACGAATCGGCCGGAGTTGTGATTTCATCCCTGAGGTTGTGTGATGAGCAAGGGAG TTTGTTCACAAATTCCAACTGGTTTGCATTTCAAGACGAAAGAGCTGGTGAAGACGCACCAATGGGTTCCGACATGATGGATGATATTAACCTGAATGGAACAGCGGTTAATGGTAACAGCAGTAGCGATGATGAGGTAGTGGTTGGGGAGGACGAGGATTTGATCAGGAGCAAGGTTTCTGCCAATGATTCATCTAGTTCCGAAGCATATGTTTTCAATGGATTCAAAGGCATAAATTCTTCCGATGGAGATAACTTGATTTCCCAAAGCAAGAAAATGGACTCCCACAACAACTTGGGAATCTTTCAATTCGAAACACCAAATAATGACAATCCATGTGGAGATAAGTCGTCCCCTGAATGGGTAGCTTGGGGTGAAGCATCTAATGTTCAAGTTGGTGGACCTAGTGTGAACCCATTTGATGATCAAAGTGACATGAACGCCAATCTTGCAGTGAAAGTGAGCGCCTTGCCTGTCAGTCCCACTTCAAGTGGTGACTCTGTAACAAATGGGTCATCCAGTTCCGCATCTTCCTCTGATAGCTCAACTAAATCTGATTCAAGTCAGAAACGGGCTGCACCCTCTTTATTTGAAGAGGATGTCGAATTTGTGGGAGTTGAACCAGAGGGTACGGAAAAGGCAATGGAACAGGCTCTCAAGGAAGGGATTGTAGGGGAAGCGGGGCCGTTGAAATGGAATCTTTCCCCAAAGAAATCAGACAAGGAAAATCCAGATGATGGTGGCACGGTTCTGAATGAATTTAACGACTATAACTATTGGAGAGTCGAGCAGGAGCTCACAGTGTTAGAGtag